Below is a window of Picosynechococcus sp. PCC 7002 DNA.
AGAAACTGATAGTCAAAATCAGTTCGCTAAAAATCAGTGCTAAAAAGCCCCCCACCAACAGAAAGGGCAACACGGAAACCAGGTTTGTCGTCGTCGAGGCAAATAGGGCCGATTCCAACTCCTGACTACTGGCTTCGACGGTGCGTTGCAGTTTCCGCCGTGAACCCTGCTCGGATTTCACTTTTTCGGCCCCAGCGGTAATATTTTCGAGCATCACAATGGCGTTATCCACCACGACCCCGACCCCCAGGGCTAGGCCCCCCAAACTAAACACGTTGAGGGAAAGATTAAAGGTAAACATCAAGATCAGTGCCGTCAACGTCGCCAGGGGAATAGACAAAACAATAATGAGGGTTTGGCGTACTGAGCCTAGAAACAATAAAACGGCGATCGCCGCGAGGGTTGCCCCGGTCAATCCTGACACCGCCACATTCTGAATTGAACTGCGGATAAACACCGACTCGTCTAAGGTTGCTGTACGATCCATATCCGCAGGGATCAGGCCGGATTGTTGCAGTTCTGCTAACTTTGCTTTCACCCCATCCACCACTTGCACCGTGTTGGCATCGGGTTGTTTCTGGACGCTCACCTTCACCGCTGGTTGGCCATTGAGGGTAACGACTAACCGTTCCTCCACCGTGCCATCCGTAATCTGGGCCACATCCTGGAGGGTGATCGTCTGGGGATTTTCTGGGGTGCCCAGGCGGATCGGTAAGTTACGAATTTCCGTTACGTCATTAAATTGTCCCAACAGGCGGGTGAGGGATTCTTGATCACCACCCCGCAACAAACCACCAGAAGCATCTTGGTTCCGTTCCCCCAGGGCGTTGAGTACCGTGGGGACATCTAAACCCAGGGCTTGGAGGCGTTCTAAATCGAGGTTAACTTGGATTTCTTCTTCAACCCCACCGGAAATATCCACATTGGCGACCCCCGGCACCCGGATTAATTCTCGCGCCAGGTCATTATCAGCGAAAATTCGTAGATCCACTGGCGCCAGGGTACTGGAGGTTAAGGCCATCTCGTAGACAGGCAACTGGGACGGATCAAACTTAAATACCCTAGGCTGACTGATGTTGTCGGGGAGGGAATTGCGCGCCCGGTTGAGGGTTGCTGTTGTGTCGTTCAGGGCTTGATCGACATCGGCGCCAGGCTGAAAAAAGAGATCGATACTGATCCGGCCTTCCCTGGTCTGGGAAAAAATTTGAGTCACCCCTTCCGTGGCGGCGAGGGCTTCTTCGAGGGGTCTAGTAATTTCGTTAACGGCTACTGCGGGGACAACCCCAGGGGCATCAGCCCGTACACCAATGCGCGGATAGGTAATGGAAGGGAGTAAATCCACGGGCATCCTGAAGATGGCATAAAATCCCATCACCACGACGGCGATCGCCAACATCAGGGTGCCGATATGACGCCGGATGGCGAGGGTCGTCAAGCTTAGATTCGATTTTGCGCTCATGACGGATGCACCGGGAAATTGGACAAGAAGAAGCTACTTTTTAGACATTAGGGAGCAATCTTTGGTTCAAAATTTGTCAATTTAGCCAAAAAATCGCTACCTCCTGCAAATCACCCTAAGATGTTAACTTTTTTAGCAACTGGTTGACTTGTCCTTGTATTTCATCTCTGACATTTCGAAAAATTTCGGGAGGCTGTCCATCGGGATCTTGAATTTGCCAATCTTCAAAGAGGGGCCGTGTCACCCAGGCGGCGGGCAGATTGACCCCGCAACCACAGAGGGAAATCACCGCATCGTAATCTTCTGGGTTAAATTCGGCTAAAGCATTAGAGGTTTGCGGCGTCAGATCAAGACCCACTTCAGCCATGGTGGCGATCGCCCCTGGATGAACCCGCGAAGCTTCGAGACCGGAACTGTGGACGATCACCTTGTCTGCACCGAGATGTTTCGCCCAACCCTCCGCCATTTGGGAGCGACAGGAATTGCGCCGACAGACGAACATAATTTTTTTCATGGCAGGTTTTGCTTCCCTAAAAATTGCACGAATTAAGACAACGGGGATCGGGGAGCGTCGCTTTTTCCGGCTCCCGGGGAAACCAAAAGGCGGTTTTCTGGCACACCTTCACCAACATCAACATCACCGGCACTTCGATCAAAACTCCCACCACCGTGGCGAGGGCAGCCCCAGAATTTAACCCAAACAGCACCACCGCCGTGGCGATCGCCACCTCAAAATGATTACTCGCCCCAATCAAGGCTGCTGGAGCTGCATCTTCATAGGTAAATCCCAACTTCTGGGCCGCAACATAGGCGATCGCAAAAATGACATTGGTTTGGATCAACAGCGGGATGGCAATCAGCAGAATATGGAGGGGTTGATTGATGATCAATTCCCCCTTGAGGGCAAAGAGCAGCACTAAAGTTGTTAGTAATGCCAGCACCGCCACCGGGGTGAGAAACTGCAAAAACTGGGTTTCAAACCAGGCCCGACCATAGCGACGCAGCAGCCATTGCCGACTCAAGATGCCCGCCGCTAACGGTAAACCCACATAAATCAAAACCGAGTACACAATGGTTTGCCAGGGCACCGTCAGATTATTCGTCGCCAGGAGCCATTTTCCCAAGGGCGCATAGACAAACAGCATCATCAAAGAATTTACTGCCACCATCACCAAGGTGTGGCCCTGGTTGCTGTAGGAGAGATAGCCCCACATCAGCACCATCGCCGTACAGGGGGCAATTCCCAACAGAATACAGCCCGCGATATAGGAATCCGCCAGGGCAATTTCTGTCCCCCGAATGATCTCCGTGGCACTGAGCAAAGGCCGAAATAAATACCCCAGAAAAAACTGGGCAAAAAAGACCATCGTAAAGGGTTTAATCAACCAATTGATCACCAACGTGAGGGTCACTGGTTTTGGGGTTTGGGCTGCTTTGACGGCTTGGGAAAAATCAATTTTCACCATGATCGGGTACATCATAAAAAACAGACACACCGCAATCGGCAACGACACATTGTAGAGACTGAGGGCATCGAGGCTTTGGGCGATCGCCGGAAAGAGACGACCGAGCAAAATCCCCGCAACGATACAAAGGGCCACCCAGAGGGTCAGGTATTTCTCAAATATATTGAGCTGTCCCCCTGCCTGCACCGCCTTGGTTTTAACCATGACTAAAAAAATCCTGCTGAGGCTTACAGGACTCAATATATCAAAAAAAATTGATTTATATTCTGGGTTGGGGTTTTAGTCTGCACAGGGGCGAGCAGGTAAGATTTCTCCAAAGCGGCGATATTCCGCCAAATAAGATTCTAGGGCGATAAATTGGGCCAAATTCAGCCGATAGTAAATCCAGCGGCCTTCTTGTCGGGTCAGTACCAACTCACTCTCTTTAAGGATTTTCAAGTGAAAAGAAAGTTTGGACTGCTTTAAATCCAAGACATCACACAATTCACACACACATAATTCTTGGGCGCGCAACCGTTCCAGAATCTCCAAACGAATGGGATCTCCTAAGGCTTTGAAGCCCTGCAAAATTAGGGATAGGTCTTGGGTGAGGGACATTAAATCAAAAATAATTGATGCTTTATGGTTATTCGGACAGCAAACTTAAGCGGACTGTTTGTCCAGTTTCCAGGGGGCGATCGCCTTGGACAACATATCGTTCCCCGGCACTGAGGCCACTCAAGATGGCGACCATGCCA
It encodes the following:
- a CDS encoding ArsR/SmtB family transcription factor translates to MSLTQDLSLILQGFKALGDPIRLEILERLRAQELCVCELCDVLDLKQSKLSFHLKILKESELVLTRQEGRWIYYRLNLAQFIALESYLAEYRRFGEILPARPCAD
- the arsC gene encoding arsenate reductase, glutathione/glutaredoxin type, coding for MKKIMFVCRRNSCRSQMAEGWAKHLGADKVIVHSSGLEASRVHPGAIATMAEVGLDLTPQTSNALAEFNPEDYDAVISLCGCGVNLPAAWVTRPLFEDWQIQDPDGQPPEIFRNVRDEIQGQVNQLLKKLTS
- the arsB gene encoding ACR3 family arsenite efflux transporter, with protein sequence MVKTKAVQAGGQLNIFEKYLTLWVALCIVAGILLGRLFPAIAQSLDALSLYNVSLPIAVCLFFMMYPIMVKIDFSQAVKAAQTPKPVTLTLVINWLIKPFTMVFFAQFFLGYLFRPLLSATEIIRGTEIALADSYIAGCILLGIAPCTAMVLMWGYLSYSNQGHTLVMVAVNSLMMLFVYAPLGKWLLATNNLTVPWQTIVYSVLIYVGLPLAAGILSRQWLLRRYGRAWFETQFLQFLTPVAVLALLTTLVLLFALKGELIINQPLHILLIAIPLLIQTNVIFAIAYVAAQKLGFTYEDAAPAALIGASNHFEVAIATAVVLFGLNSGAALATVVGVLIEVPVMLMLVKVCQKTAFWFPREPEKATLPDPRCLNSCNF